A section of the Papaver somniferum cultivar HN1 unplaced genomic scaffold, ASM357369v1 unplaced-scaffold_32, whole genome shotgun sequence genome encodes:
- the LOC113341891 gene encoding uncharacterized protein LOC113341891, translating into MSSNLTKLDFAALDISGNNYISWVLDAVLYLQAKNIAHTIKAGNVASQQDRALTLIFLRHHIHDGLRSEYLTVKDPQVLWSCLEDRYDHLKMVILPKAKNNWLNLRLKDFKSVSEYNSALFKITSQLKLCGENITDEQLLEKTFTTFHASSVVLQQQYRERRFKKYSELISCLLVAEQNNELLLRNRESRLAGSVSVPEAHATTSSTNGYGRGSNKGKGKRGRGNKKNQDKSARFNPNHQEWKDGTPKKE; encoded by the coding sequence ATGTCGTCAAATTTAACTAAGCTAGACTTTGCAGCTTTAGATATTTCTGGTAACAACTATATTTCATGGGTTTTGGATGCGGTGTTATATCTCCAAGCTAAGAATATTGCCCACACCATTAAAGCGGGAAATGTTGCATCCCAGCAGGATAGAGCATTGACTTTAATTTTTCTTCGTCATCATATCCACGACGGGTTGAGATCAGAATATCTAACAGTTAAGGACCCTCAGGTTCTGTGGAGTTGCTTGGAAGATAGATATGACCACCTGAAGATGGTTATTCTGCCTAAAGCCAAAAATAACTGGTTGAATTTACGTTTGAAAGATTTTAAATCTGTTTCTGAGTATAATTCTGCATTGTTTAAAATCACTTCACAACTGAAATTGTGTGGTGAAAATATAACAGATGAACAATTACTCGAAAAAACATTTACCACTTTCCACGCCTCGAGTGTTGTCTTGCAGCAACAATATCGAGAGCGTCGTTTTAAGAAATACTCAGAGTTGATTTCATGTCTGCTTGTTGCAGAACAAAATAATGAATTATTATTAAGAAATCGTGAATCTCGTCTAGCGGGATCTGTTTCTGTGCCTGAAGCACATGCAACAACAAGTTCTACCAATGGTTATGGACGGGGTAGTAATAAGGGTAAAGGGAAACGTGGTCGTGGTAATAAAAAGAACCAAGACAAAAGTGCACGGTTTAATCCAAACCACCAGGAGTGGAAAGATGGCACCCCAAAGAAAGAATAG